TCAAACTGCGGCAGCAGATGCAGGTCGAGCTGAAGCAGCTGCAGCACGAGTTGGGCATCGCCTTCGTCTTCGTCACCCACGACCAGGACGAGGCGCTCACGCTCTCCGACCGCATCGCCGTGATGAACAACGGGAGGATCGAGCAGCTCGGGACGCCGCGCGAGCTGTACGAGCACCCGGCGTCGCGGTTCGTGGCCGACTTCGTCGGCACATCCAACCTGTTCGCCGGGGGGCAGGCCAGGGCGGTTCTCGGCCGCGACGGCGAGTTCTCGATCCGGCCCGAGAAGCTGACACTAGCGACCGTCGCCAACACCACGGGATCGCCGGGGGCCGCCGGGACGCTGGTCGAGTCCATCTACGCCGGCAGCAGCATCCGCCGGGTCGTCGATCTCGACGCCGGACCGCGGGTGTCGGTGCTGGAGAGCAACGACCGCCTGCACCGCGGCGAGCTCGACCCTGGCGCGCGCGTGCACGTGTCGTGGAGCGACGACGACGTCAGAGAGCTGACGAGCGCCGGAGAGCTCACGAGTGGAGAAGAGAGGCAACCATCATGATGCGAGGAACGAAGCGCGCGCTGCGCGCGAGCGCGACGGCCGCGACCGTCTCCGCGGCCCTCCTGGTGCTCGCGGCCTGCTCCGGCGGCGGGGGCGGTGGCGCGGGCGGCGGCTCGGCGGGCTCGGTGCCCGACGTGCCGATGGCGAAGAAGCTCGGCGCGAACGAGAAGCAGCTGAACATCATCGTCTGGGCGGGCTACGCCGAGGACGGCACCAACGACCCGAGCGTCGACTGGGTCACCCCGTTCGAGCAGAAGACCGGCTGCCAGGTGAACGCGAAGGTCGCCGGCACCTCCGACGAGATGGTCCAGCTGATGCGCAGCGGCGACTACGACGGGGTCTCGGCCTCGGGCGACGCGACGCTCCGGCTGGTCTACGGCGGCCAGGTGGCGCCCGTGAACACGAAGCTCGTTCCGAGCTACGCCACCGTCTCCGACTTCCTCAAGGACAAGGCGTGGAACTCGGTCGACGGGCAGATGTACGGCATCCCGCACGGTTGGGGCGCCAACGTGCTCATGTACAACAAGGCCGTGGTGACCCCGGCCCCTGACTCCTGGTCCGCCGTGTTCGACGATGCGTCGAGGTACGCGGGCAAGGTCACCGCGTACGACTCGCCCATTTACATCGCCGACGCCGCCCTGTACCTGAAGGCGCACGACTCCTCGCTCGGCATCAAGGATCCGTACTCGCTCACCGAGAAGCAGCTGGCCGCCGCCGTGGACCTCCTGAAGAAGCAGAAGGCGTCGGTCGGCGAGTACTGGTCGGACTACACGAAGGCCGTGCAGTCGTTCGAGTCGGGCAGCAGCGTGGTCGGCACCTCCTGGCAGGTCATCGCGAACCTGATCCAGGCCGACGGCAAGGTGCAGGTCGGCACGACCGTCCCGAAGGAGGGGTCGACCGGCTGGTCCGACACCTGGATGATCTCGTCGAAGGCCGCGCACCCGAACTGCATGTACCAGTGGATGGACTGGATCACCTCGCCCGAGGTGAACGCCCAGGTCGCCGAGTGGTTCGGCGAGGCTCCCGCCCAGACGAAGGCGTGCGAGCACACCACCGATCCGGACTTCTGCGCCACGTATCACGCGACCGATGCCGACTACGCGTCGCAGATCCACTACTGGACCACGCCGCAGAAGAAGTGCGTCGACGGCAGCGGGACGGACTGCACCGCGTACACCGAGTGGGTCCGCAAGTGGCAGGAGATCAAGGGGTGAGGGCCCGGCTGGGGCTGCTGCTCGGGCCGCCCCTGCTCTGGCTCGTCGTCCTCTACCTGGGGTCGATCGCCGTCCTGCTCGTGTCGTCGTTCTGGACCGTGGACGGCTTCACGGGCGCGGTCGTCCCGACGTTCACCCTCGACAACTACGTCACACTCGTCACCGATCCGCTGTACGGGACGGTCGCCCTCCGCACGCTGCTGGTCGCACTCGGCGTGACGCTGATCGACGCCGTGGTCGCCTTCCCGATCGCGCTGTACATCGCGAAGGTGGCCAAGCCGGGCCGGCGCGCCCTCTACCTGGTCGCGGTGACGACACCGCTGTGGGCGAGCTACCTGGTCAAGGCGTACGCCTGGCGCATCCTCGTGGAGCCGGGAGGCCCGATCGCGGCGGTGACGGGAGGCTGGGCTCCCGGCTTCGGCCTCCCCGCCACCGTCATGACCCTCGCCTACCTGTGGCTGCCGTACATGATCATCCCCGTGTACGCGGGCTTCGACCGGGTGCCGGACTCGCTGTTCGAGGCCAGCTACGATCTGGGCGCCTCCACGTGGCGGACGATCTGGCGGGTCGCCTTCCCGCTGGTGTTCCCCGCGATCGTCGCCGGCTCGATCTTCACCTTCGCGCTGAGCTTCGGCGACTACATCGCCGTCGGCATCGTCGGCGGCAAGACGCAGCTGCTCGCGAACCTGATCTACGGCCAGCTGGTGACCGCGAACAACCAGCCGCTCGCGGCGGCGCTGTCGGTCATCCCGCTCGTCGCCGTGGTGCTGTACCTGCTCGCGGTCCGCCGCACGGGAGCGCTGGAGAACGTATGAAGCTGCTGTCAACGCCCGCCAGGATCGTCGCCGGAGTCTGCATGCTGCTCGGCCTCGTCGTGCTGTACACGCCGCTGCTGCTCATCGTGCTGAACTCGTTCAACAGCTCGCGCACCTTCTCGTTCCCGCCTCCCGGCTTCACCCTGCAGTGGTGGGAGGACGCCCTCCACTCGCGCGGAGCCGCCGACGCCCTGGCGACGTCGGTGATCGCCGGGCTGTGCGCGTCGGCGATCGCGCTCGTGCTGGGCACGATGGCGGCGTTCGCGGTGCAGCGGTTCCGGTTCTTCGGCCGGCAGAGCATCAACTTCCTGGTCGTGCTGCCGATCACCCTCCCGGGCATCGTCACCGGCATCGCCCTCGCCTCCACCTTCACGACGGTCCTCGGCCCGCTGGGCGTCACGCTCGGGCTCGCCACCGTGATCATCGGCCACGCCACCTTCTGCATCGTCATCGTCTACAACAACGTGCAGGCGCGGCTCCGGCGGATGGGGACCTCGCTCGAGGAGGCGTCGGCCGACCTCGGCGGGCGCGGCTGGCAGACGTTCCTCTGGGTGACGTTGCCGCAATCGCGGGGGGCGCTCGCCGCGGGCGTGCTGCTCGCCTTCGCCCTCAGCTTCGACGAGATCGTCGTGACCACCTTCACCGCCGGCCCGGCCGTGCAGACCCTGCCGATCTGGATCTTCCAGAACCTGTTCCGCCCGAACCAGGCGCCGGTCGTGAACGTCGTGGCGGCGGTGCTGACGATCCTCGCGATCATCCCGGTGTGGCTGTCGCAGCGGCTGGCGGGGGACTCCGTCACCAGTCGGGTCTGAGCGCCGCGGAGGCCGCCACGCCGGGTCTTGTCGCCCCCCTCCCGCCTCCCCTAGCCTCCGTGCCGAGAGCGGGTGCTCGCCCGCCGGAGCGGAGGGGCACCATGACGCAGACGGGGGAGCCGTCGACGAGGCAGTCGACGACCTTGGAGGAGTGGGAGGCGTTCTTCGACTCCTTCAAGCAGAACCTGGCGCCGGTCGCCTACGAGGCCGGCCCGAGCATCTCCTGGACGGAGCCCGCCCCGACCGTGCACCCCGAGCAGACGGCGTGGGCGCGGCAGATGGCCAAGCGGCTGTACGAGCCCGTCGCCGGTCGGGTCTACGTCGGCGTCGGCTACCAGCTCTGCTCGACCACGGTGGTCGTCGGCGAGGACGGCCTCATCGTCATCGACCCGGGTGAGAACGACGACGCGGTGAAGGAGCTGCTCGGCGACGTCCGCCGCTTCACCGACCTGCCCGTGACGGTGATCGTGTACACGCACCGGCACCCCGACCACTGCTACGCGCTGGAGGGGCTGGGCGTCAGCCACGAGGACGTGGACGCCCGCCGCGTCGACATCGTCGCGCACGAGACCTTCGAGCAGTGGCTGATCAACGACGCGGGCCTCGTCGGGCCGATCCTGACCGCGCGCACGAGCCTCGTCTCGTACGCCGGCTTCGGCGCCGAGGGCATGATCCAGGGCGGGCTGGGCACCCTGCCGGCGCCGGGCCCGAAGTCGACGCACCTCCCGACCATCACGACCGGGGAGGTGGACGAGCTGACCCTCGCGGGCCTCCCCGTCACCGTGTTCCACGCCTACGGCGACGCGCAGGACGAGATCGACCTGTGGTTCCCGACGCTGAAGCACGTGCACGGGTCAGAGACGATCCAGGGCGAGACGTTCCCCAACCTGTACACGCTGCGCGGTACCGCGTATCGCGACCCCGAGAAGTGGCGGGAGGGGGTGGATGCGCTGCTCGCGCACGCCCGCCAGGCCGACACCTACTCGGGCTCGCACATGCGGCCGTGGGTGGGCAACGACTTCATCGTGGAGCGCATCATGAACTACCGGGACGCCATCCAGTTCATCCACGACCAGTCCATCCGCTTCATCAACCAGGGCGCCACGGCGGCGGAGCTGGTCGACCTGGTCGCCAAGCGCCTGCCCGCGCACGTCGTCGACGACCCGTGGCTGCAGCCCTACTACGGCGCGCCCGAGCACTGCGTGCGCGCGGTCTACGACGGCGTCCTCGGCTGGTACAACGCCGACCCCACCGAGCTGGCGGCGCCCCTCCACGCCGACCGGGCACGCCGGTACGTGCAGGCGCTCGGCGGCCGGGAGGCGGTGCTCCGATCGGCCAGGGAGGCCATCGACGCCGAGGAGTTCGGCTGGGCCGCCGAGCTGCTCACCCACCTCGTCCGCGCCGACACGGGCGACGCCGACGCCCGCGGCCTCAAGGCGGAGGCGCTGCGCCAGTGGGGCTACCGGCAGAAGAACATCTACTGGCGCAACCTCTCCCTGGGCGCCGCGAAGGAGCTCGACGGGACGATCGACTACTCGGAGAAGTACGACCTGCAGCCGAAGGACGTGCAGGCGGTCATCCCGGCGGCGCGGACGATCGCGAACCTCCGCGTGCGCCTGGACCCCGCCGCCGCGGGCGACGCGCACACGACGATCGGCTTCCGCATCCCCGACACCGGCGAGGAGGTCGCCCTCGAGATCCGCCGCGGCGTCGCGGTGGTGCACGACGACCTCCCGGCGGGCGCAGCCGCGACGGTGACCATCCGCTCGGATGCGGTCCGCGGGCTGTCGGGCGGGATCACGGAGGCGGATGCGCTGGTCGCTGCCGCGGACGCGGTCGACGGCGACGAGACGGCGCTGCGCACGGTGCTGGGGTGGTTCGACCCGGTGCCGGAGCGGACGCCGCCGCTGGTGGGGCGGTGAGACGCCTCCGCGCCGCGGACGGCGGTTACTGCGCGATGCCCCCGTAGAGGTCCGGTCGCCGGTCCTCGAACAGGTGCGCGAGGTCGGACAGCCGCTTGTCGCGCGAGGCGAGCAGGTCGAGGTCGGCCGTCGCCCTCCCGGCTCCTGGCCCTGACTCTGAGACGATGACGCCGGCAGG
The sequence above is a segment of the Leifsonia williamsii genome. Coding sequences within it:
- a CDS encoding ABC transporter ATP-binding protein, whose protein sequence is MPDVPAIRLTQLTKLFGAVSAVDHLDLEIGAGEFFSMLGPSGSGKTTVLRCIAGFEKPTSGRIELFGQDVTGRPAASRDVNTVFQDYALFPHMSVIDNVAYGLRVRGVSRQERRLRAAEALARVRLDGFADRRPSQLSGGQRQRVALARATVVEPKALLLDEPLGALDLKLRQQMQVELKQLQHELGIAFVFVTHDQDEALTLSDRIAVMNNGRIEQLGTPRELYEHPASRFVADFVGTSNLFAGGQARAVLGRDGEFSIRPEKLTLATVANTTGSPGAAGTLVESIYAGSSIRRVVDLDAGPRVSVLESNDRLHRGELDPGARVHVSWSDDDVRELTSAGELTSGEERQPS
- a CDS encoding ABC transporter permease — protein: MKLLSTPARIVAGVCMLLGLVVLYTPLLLIVLNSFNSSRTFSFPPPGFTLQWWEDALHSRGAADALATSVIAGLCASAIALVLGTMAAFAVQRFRFFGRQSINFLVVLPITLPGIVTGIALASTFTTVLGPLGVTLGLATVIIGHATFCIVIVYNNVQARLRRMGTSLEEASADLGGRGWQTFLWVTLPQSRGALAAGVLLAFALSFDEIVVTTFTAGPAVQTLPIWIFQNLFRPNQAPVVNVVAAVLTILAIIPVWLSQRLAGDSVTSRV
- a CDS encoding ABC transporter permease codes for the protein MRARLGLLLGPPLLWLVVLYLGSIAVLLVSSFWTVDGFTGAVVPTFTLDNYVTLVTDPLYGTVALRTLLVALGVTLIDAVVAFPIALYIAKVAKPGRRALYLVAVTTPLWASYLVKAYAWRILVEPGGPIAAVTGGWAPGFGLPATVMTLAYLWLPYMIIPVYAGFDRVPDSLFEASYDLGASTWRTIWRVAFPLVFPAIVAGSIFTFALSFGDYIAVGIVGGKTQLLANLIYGQLVTANNQPLAAALSVIPLVAVVLYLLAVRRTGALENV
- a CDS encoding ABC transporter substrate-binding protein, with translation MMRGTKRALRASATAATVSAALLVLAACSGGGGGGAGGGSAGSVPDVPMAKKLGANEKQLNIIVWAGYAEDGTNDPSVDWVTPFEQKTGCQVNAKVAGTSDEMVQLMRSGDYDGVSASGDATLRLVYGGQVAPVNTKLVPSYATVSDFLKDKAWNSVDGQMYGIPHGWGANVLMYNKAVVTPAPDSWSAVFDDASRYAGKVTAYDSPIYIADAALYLKAHDSSLGIKDPYSLTEKQLAAAVDLLKKQKASVGEYWSDYTKAVQSFESGSSVVGTSWQVIANLIQADGKVQVGTTVPKEGSTGWSDTWMISSKAAHPNCMYQWMDWITSPEVNAQVAEWFGEAPAQTKACEHTTDPDFCATYHATDADYASQIHYWTTPQKKCVDGSGTDCTAYTEWVRKWQEIKG
- a CDS encoding alkyl sulfatase dimerization domain-containing protein → MTQTGEPSTRQSTTLEEWEAFFDSFKQNLAPVAYEAGPSISWTEPAPTVHPEQTAWARQMAKRLYEPVAGRVYVGVGYQLCSTTVVVGEDGLIVIDPGENDDAVKELLGDVRRFTDLPVTVIVYTHRHPDHCYALEGLGVSHEDVDARRVDIVAHETFEQWLINDAGLVGPILTARTSLVSYAGFGAEGMIQGGLGTLPAPGPKSTHLPTITTGEVDELTLAGLPVTVFHAYGDAQDEIDLWFPTLKHVHGSETIQGETFPNLYTLRGTAYRDPEKWREGVDALLAHARQADTYSGSHMRPWVGNDFIVERIMNYRDAIQFIHDQSIRFINQGATAAELVDLVAKRLPAHVVDDPWLQPYYGAPEHCVRAVYDGVLGWYNADPTELAAPLHADRARRYVQALGGREAVLRSAREAIDAEEFGWAAELLTHLVRADTGDADARGLKAEALRQWGYRQKNIYWRNLSLGAAKELDGTIDYSEKYDLQPKDVQAVIPAARTIANLRVRLDPAAAGDAHTTIGFRIPDTGEEVALEIRRGVAVVHDDLPAGAAATVTIRSDAVRGLSGGITEADALVAAADAVDGDETALRTVLGWFDPVPERTPPLVGR